CCCAGTACTTCGATGAGAACCCGTACTTTGAGAACAAAATCCTCTCCAAAGAGTTTCACTTGAATGAAAGTGGGGACCCATCTTCAAAGTCAACTGAAATCAAATGGAAGGCTGGAAAGGTATGTTTACACCTACATATTTACATTGTCTTATATGTagtcttttttatatatatttcaagTCCTGTCTTATGACGTCATGCTGGATGCAAAATGCGTGGCGTTGCTGTTTTTATTAATTTGTCCCCTCTCACAGGACCTGACAAAGCGTGCCGGCCAAACGCCGAACAAGGCTGGCAAGAAGAGGCAACACGAAGAACCAGAGAGCTTCTTCACCTGGTTCACAGATCACTCTGATGCTGGGGCAGATGAACTAGGAGAGGTCGTTAAGGATGACATCTGGCCAAACCCATTGCAGTATTACCTGGTACGATTTCATGCTATTTTCCATAGTTCTTTGTTGACTGCCCATGGTGTGCTAAACATTTTTGAATTGGTGCCAGCACAGTCTTACTCTGGTAGAGTATTCTGCATGTTTCTTACAATTGTCCAAAATATCTTGGCATTACGGCCATGAGGTCGGACCAAAGTGGCTCTGTAAAAGGTGAAATCTGCAAGATTTTTCTAAAGGGTGTTCCGGGGACACTTTCAGAAGTGTGTTGTATAACCATAGGGTTCTACGGAGCATGACAAACCCATATCCAGCCACCTAGACATCTCTTCTGGATTCCTAGATTCTGGACTGTAAATCTTCTCATGCTGGCATTATGTTTGAGAACTCTTATTCATATAACATCTCAACTTGTCAAGGTCCCTGACATGGATGATGAGGAAGGGGAAggtgaggaagatgaggaagagggctTGGAGGACATCGATGAGGAAGGGGATgaggatgaaggagaggaagatgacgatgaggaaggagaaggagaggtatggtagaggtCGTTCACTCCGGTCTTGTTTGGGCAATATTGTCAACGTTATACACTTGTTGGTTGACTGCCACTTGTCTGAAATGTTAGTTTTCGGGCATGGGGTTAAACATGTATCTCTTTTCTACAGGATGACGGCGAGGATGATTAAGGCAGAAAGGGACATATTCCAACCTATACCTTTGCCCATTCTTTCCTTCTAATCATCCTTCAACGCTTGGGAGCAAGAAGCtttgttttcattttatttttgtattattttgtgCTCTGTCTCCTGTTCCACAAGCTTCCGCCTGTCCGTAACATGTCTGAAGACGAGTAAATTTCCAGATCAGAAAACTCTGCCGTCTCGCGTGTCATAAAACTACTACACATGTCCATGAAGACCAATAAAAGTACAGGCATTCTGCACGTCATCTTAGACTAAAATAAAGTCGAATAGCAATTTATATGTATGATAAGGTTTCTGTTAACTTGTGAGTTGAATAAAGATAAGCAATGGTGCAGTGATAACTTAGCATCCCTGGCCacgttttattttatacattttcttTAATGCAGAGTttgggggtgggaggggggggtcTTCTGGAGTTGACACATTTTCTTTGTCATGCGTTGTACTAACGGAAAGCACCGGCTTGTTCCTGTCAGCGATTGTAAATGTTTTGGGGTTGATATCTTGGTATGACACGGTTATTATTGTAGACAGTTAAATGGGGTTTGGTGGGGTAGGTGGGCATTTGACATCTCAACATTTGGGTTTATGTTGATTGACTTTTCATTGTAATGTTTTACAGACACCCATGAGGTTTGAAAATGACATTTTTAATAAAAACAAAACCCAAAAAATGTCCTCTTGTAATTTTGAACTTGGCTAATGACAGGTTATTTAAGAGAAAGTAGAgatcctataggatatactagtGATCTCAACCTTTTCCACTGGAAAACTGTTCACATTAACATTTTAAGTGTACCAGTTGCTTTGTTACAATAAATGTATACACAAGTGTTTGGGGTAGTTTCTGAACTGTTTTTGACACAATGTGTGTTGTGGGGGGTGTCTAATTTAGGCTGATGGGTAAACCATTGTTACTGTCTGGAGAGCCTTCTACTGATCATCTGATTTTCAAGGTCATCCATTGTTCTATAGTCACAACAGCTCGTCAGTTGATCATAACTTAAATCaagtattttttttgtaaatcCCCTATGATTGAATGCTGGATGGGTCATTCCTATTCAATGGGACCACTGACTTTGTCTACTCACAGAAATGCATTCTGTATATTCCAAATGCTTCAAATAAAACATGCCCTTCCCCTGCTTGGCAGGATAGAATTCTACCACAAATGCTTGAGAAACAGTGTGCCCCTGTTGACATTCTTGCACCAGGTTAGACCTAGCCTGCGTGGCACTTCTTGTCACCCATTTTTGTAATAATAAACAAGTTATTGCTTTCACCAATCAGATCACCGATTACTTCAAGGCAAGGAAGAAGGGTGGGTGCATTGTAAAAGTATTCCAACGGCCAAAATGACGACCCCCGGACCAATGAGAGGGGAATGCGCATGGTGCTTAGAAAAAAACGGATTGGTCCCATCGTCGAAGTGTTTCCAAGGAAGCAGCGGTAAACGGAAGTAAATCCATCTATAAACATGTCTGTTAGACATGTTAGACACAATTAGGTTCACTATGTAAATCCGTATGGGGATATTATTAATGTGCTATTAGCTAGACAGGTACGTCTATGAGGCACAGTAGTCATGTTCACGGATGAAACTTTGGATTCCTTGGGCGTTGAGTCGCTGTGGAGGAAATCGCAACAGTTTGCACAGGAATCGGTATGTTCTGTTGACAACCTAGTTAGCTTGCATCAGAGGTTTGCTATGGCATGTTAGCTGATTTTttttgtttagctagctaacgattTCGTGTACGTTTACTTACCTGGCCATATATGACAAGGCTATAGGCCCTGAAAAGATCAGACACATGAATACTACCAGTGTCGAATATTGCTAAAGCTCCTGAATCTGCCAATCAAGCCTTCTTTTAGCTAGCCAAAAATATTTAGCTAGCAACAGTCGACACATCCTGATCAGTGTTGGTGGGCTGACCACGTGCATTGTCCAACGTGTCATTTTCAGCGTTGTTGTGAAGCCCAACACATTTTTAAACATACTAGTAGCTAGTTGAATAATGACAAGGTACACACAAGTGGGGTTCTCATCAACAGTTGGTGGAATTACTGGCACACAATCATCAAGCCAGTAATGGGCATGTTTTAACATGTTATATAGGCCTAATATAATCCAAGTAGACTATGTCTGTTGGCTTTTCAGAGAGGTTGTCAAACCCGGCCCGTACATACAGCTGAGGCTGAAATACAGCCCCTGCTTAATGCAGATAATGGCACCCAGACGGATCCACAAGACCACCTCATATACCAACTCCCCCGTAAAGTTGAGCACCGACCAGAGTCTCCCCGGCTGAGGGACTTCCTGCATCGAGTGGAGGACATGGTTGTCAAGGAATTGGCCAGCAACGCCAAGAGTCATGCGTTTGATGGGTTCGATGTGAATTGGGAGGATCAGAACGAAACGGTGAGAATAGTATAAGTAACACACTAACAAAATGTGCAATATCTCAGTGTGCATTatttccatgtaaaaaaaaaatatttaaaaaactatttttatttaataaatattttcttaactctttatTAAAACTTCCTTGTTGGTTAACGGCTtgtataagtaagcattttacagtaaggtgttctattcggcgcatatgacaaatcaaattgtatttgataTTGGACAATTTTTTTGTGTGCATTTCCCCCTGTTGAATTGTCAATTCTAAAATGTGTTTATGTGTAGGTTTCATGCATACATTGTCTCCAGCACCCCAGTGCTCAGGAGAAGGGTCTTCAAGTTACCAGCATATCCTGGAGTTGCACAGGTTCAGTAATCGCCTGCGCCTTCGGTCGGTATGTTCAAACTTCACATTCATTTTCCATCATGTTTGCCAAAATCGTTGTTGTATAGCCAGAACTTGAGGTGAACAGTGATCTATCTGTCTCAGTGTTGATGACGGAGACTGGAGCACAGAGAAGTCCTGTGTGTGCACTTGGAACCTGGACCGCAGAGGCCTGAACCCCAAACGACCAGACATGGTCATAGATGTGGCCAGGCCAGTCATGTCTCTGTCCTTCCAcccctctcaaccctctctcataGCTGGTATGCACTTCCATATAGCTTCCACCAGTGGTTTGATCACCAACTGATCTTAGTACATAAATACAACTGTCCTGTGTAGCTCACTCCTTACTTCTCTCACCATCTACCCAATGCCACAGGGGGTCTTTACAGTGGAGAGGTAGTGGTCTGGGACACAAACAGGACACAGGACCTAATCTTGGCGCAGACAGGAATGTCGACCGACACTCACCGAGAGCCAGTCTACCAGGTATAGATACTTCATACTGCCTCCTATGGCACTAAAATACACCTTCATTCAGGAGGACACGTTAACTGATGGTAAATGCTTTAACTAGTATTGGTTATTCTCATAGTGTAATTTGTACACAGTCCCTATGTACTGTCCCTTGTATATTACTAATAAACCACATGAATATCACATAGTGGTGAGAATCTTTATGGGATGATGACAGTAAGATTTTTCATAGCAggtttgtgttcattaggcaccaaacagaagacaggggattgaaattgaaattgaggGACAACCAAGAAACACACTTTCAGTTGCAAGTTGTAATAAACATGAGAGGTCTGAACAAGTGTGTTTTCaggtagcctgggtccctggacCAAGGCGAGGGGAGATGGTGGTGCTGAGTGCTGGTTCTGGGGGCAGGGTGCTGCTGTGGACAGTGGACTCAGACGAGGGGAGGCTGGTGCTCAGTGCCGGCTTTGCCCTCGTCAGACAGCAGGTGCCTCACAACAGTGCACTGTGCAAGGTGAGACTCGGGATACAGGGGCCAACGTGGTGATTTACAGACcttgaaaatgtattttgattttaCAAGAAAATGTGTGATTAATAGATGAAATATGATTGTGTTATTAACAAAATTGTCTGAAACAGACATTTATCTATAGAGATTTTCTTAAACCTTCAAAAAAACTCTCCTTCTGATGTTGTTCTTGTAATGGCTGCCTGCTACAGAACAGAGGAAGCAGCAATGTGGGGGTCACCTCCCTGGCCCTGTCCCCCTGGGACTTGGACACATTCCTGGTGGGCTCTGAAAGCGGTCTGGTCCTTAAGTGCTCTTTCTCAGCCCAGACGCTGGCGGCAGCACCTCCCGATGGAGAGAGTGTGACTCTGCGTGCCCCAGCCCAGTTCTCCTTCAGCCCCCGAGGAGGCCCTGTCCACTCCTTGCACTGCTCCCCTTTCCACAGGTGAGAGAGACATGGGTGGGAAGATCAATTGCATACTTCTCACATCCCTTTgaatgagaaagccagaggtccctcccctatgacctccaatgggttttgagaaagaGATGACACGAGGAGTGGAAATGAGATCTTCCCCATGGTTCAGGTCAGGCCTGAAGGTGGTTTTAGTGAGAAATTAACCAGACTGAATGCTTGAGACTATGGTTTAAGACTTACAAAAATAAGAGAATTGAACTGAACATTTATTTATTCGGAACTGTCATTATACTGTGTTTGATTCCAAAATGAACGAGTGATATTCATGTTTACCGATTTGTTAAACAGTTTGCCCTGTTCCTATAGTACATTTGGAAGCGTGTAGCTAACTTGCATCTCGCAATAAGTTTTGAACTCTACAGCTGTAAAATGCTTTATAGTACCATATTCTGTCAATGAATCAAAGTTATGATCTAGTTGTCTCCCATTTCGTGTCTAAGGAACCTGTTTGTCAGTGTGGGGACCGACGGCCTGGCCCATCTTCACTCTCTGCTGCAGCCCGATCCGCTGCTCTCGCTGCGGGTGTCCGACTCATATGTGTTCGGGGTACGCTGGTCACCAACAAGGCCCCTCCTCTTTGCTGCAGCCACAG
The sequence above is drawn from the Oncorhynchus gorbuscha isolate QuinsamMale2020 ecotype Even-year linkage group LG11, OgorEven_v1.0, whole genome shotgun sequence genome and encodes:
- the LOC123989403 gene encoding protein SET-like, which encodes MAASSAKVVRKENSNHDGADETSEKEQQEAIEHIDEVQNEIDRLNEQASEEILKVEQKYNKLRQPFFQKRSDLIAKIPNFWVTTFVNHPQVSALLGEEDEEALHYLTRVEVTEFEDIKSGYRIDFYFDENPYFENKILSKEFHLNESGDPSSKSTEIKWKAGKDLTKRAGQTPNKAGKKRQHEEPESFFTWFTDHSDAGADELGEVVKDDIWPNPLQYYLVPDMDDEEGEGEEDEEEGLEDIDEEGDEDEGEEDDDEEGEGEDDGEDD
- the dync2i2 gene encoding WD repeat-containing protein 34, coding for MFTDETLDSLGVESLWRKSQQFAQESRGCQTRPVHTAEAEIQPLLNADNGTQTDPQDHLIYQLPRKVEHRPESPRLRDFLHRVEDMVVKELASNAKSHAFDGFDVNWEDQNETVSCIHCLQHPSAQEKGLQVTSISWSCTGSVIACAFGRVDDGDWSTEKSCVCTWNLDRRGLNPKRPDMVIDVARPVMSLSFHPSQPSLIAGGLYSGEVVVWDTNRTQDLILAQTGMSTDTHREPVYQVAWVPGPRRGEMVVLSAGSGGRVLLWTVDSDEGRLVLSAGFALVRQQVPHNSALCKNRGSSNVGVTSLALSPWDLDTFLVGSESGLVLKCSFSAQTLAAAPPDGESVTLRAPAQFSFSPRGGPVHSLHCSPFHRNLFVSVGTDGLAHLHSLLQPDPLLSLRVSDSYVFGVRWSPTRPLLFAAATGQGLVQIFDLGRKSLRPAATLDQLTGGQPVYCLEFNPRRKDLLAVGNADGSVNIWHLSTELTEQGPRETAKLEQLANEVAE